The proteins below are encoded in one region of Sphingobacterium sp. R2:
- a CDS encoding TolC family protein, protein MKTIRILASLLLGTMVFQSHAQQQLTLSDAIKFALQNKADAKKAGLDVVNAEHKIAEVKSGALPQVNFNGGITYNPMIQKVALPGEIVGQPGTTVMAAFGQKWQSTNTISLNQQLFNQTVFTGLKAAKTTREFYVINKTLTDEQLIEKVANSYYDVYQSKLQLKTVENNLESTTKTRDVIEGLVKNGLAKKIDLDRTNVSVTNLKASRQQLINAVELKENALKFVIGMSMTEQITMPSSTFETVALDAIYDPLDVSSRTEIQVLSKQNELLELNKKAEISKYYPTLSLTANYGRQGLGPVFPIFSKAQGVNWSGFSGIGLNLTVPIFNGFLTRSKVRQAQIDIDKLQIDIADTKLALNMAAENSRVQIKNSLLTIESNRKNVDLAKSVLDDTNNNYKNGLATLTDLLDAENAYADAQNNLNTSLLDYKIAEVQLIKANGKLKSLINE, encoded by the coding sequence ATGAAAACAATCAGAATACTAGCCAGCCTTTTATTAGGTACGATGGTTTTCCAAAGTCATGCACAACAACAGTTAACCTTAAGTGATGCCATTAAATTTGCGTTACAAAATAAGGCGGATGCAAAAAAGGCAGGTCTTGATGTCGTCAATGCCGAGCATAAAATTGCGGAAGTTAAGTCAGGAGCATTACCGCAGGTGAATTTTAACGGTGGAATTACCTACAACCCGATGATCCAAAAGGTTGCATTACCCGGGGAAATCGTCGGTCAGCCCGGAACAACCGTGATGGCGGCTTTTGGACAAAAATGGCAATCTACTAATACCATCAGTTTAAACCAACAGCTGTTTAACCAGACGGTATTTACGGGGCTGAAAGCCGCAAAAACCACCCGCGAATTTTATGTGATCAATAAGACCTTGACCGATGAGCAACTGATCGAGAAAGTGGCGAATAGTTATTATGATGTTTACCAATCTAAATTACAGTTAAAAACGGTTGAGAACAACCTGGAAAGTACCACCAAAACAAGGGATGTAATCGAAGGCTTGGTCAAAAACGGATTGGCAAAAAAAATTGACCTGGATCGTACCAATGTTTCCGTAACCAACTTGAAAGCGTCCAGGCAACAGCTGATCAATGCGGTGGAACTGAAAGAAAATGCACTGAAATTTGTGATTGGCATGTCCATGACCGAGCAAATTACAATGCCTAGTTCAACTTTTGAAACCGTTGCATTGGATGCAATATATGATCCGCTTGATGTGTCGAGTAGAACAGAAATTCAGGTGCTGTCAAAACAGAATGAATTGCTTGAACTAAATAAAAAGGCAGAGATCTCCAAATATTATCCGACGCTTTCGTTGACAGCGAATTATGGAAGACAGGGATTGGGACCTGTATTTCCGATATTTTCTAAGGCACAGGGGGTAAATTGGTCTGGCTTTTCTGGCATCGGACTAAACCTTACGGTTCCTATTTTTAACGGTTTCCTTACACGATCCAAAGTGCGTCAGGCGCAGATTGATATCGATAAACTGCAGATCGATATTGCCGACACCAAGCTGGCCTTGAATATGGCGGCTGAGAACTCACGGGTACAGATCAAAAACTCCTTATTGACAATCGAATCGAACCGTAAAAATGTTGATCTGGCAAAATCAGTATTGGATGATACAAATAACAATTATAAAAATGGCCTAGCGACATTGACTGATCTGCTGGATGCTGAAAATGCGTATGCAGATGCGCAAAATAATTTAAATACTTCGTTGCTGGATTATAAAATTGCTGAGGTGCAGCTGATCAAAGCGAATGGAAAACTTAAATCATTGATTAACGAATAA
- a CDS encoding TetR/AcrR family transcriptional regulator yields MEDRKDQIIEAAIRRFMHYGFSKTTMNEIAEDIKITKANLYYYYSEKNALIRDVIVRLTDEYREMEERVADAHEGTTYELIIKILELRDAFVRKYYMLHMNENLEWIKGLSMQDFFQCLHDRDVKALFEILQVGAEKGEIDGEHLYETAEIYVELMKSLSLMCNISDIISGIPNQDRFDEVLQKQKLATKLFFNGIGKK; encoded by the coding sequence ATGGAAGATAGAAAAGATCAAATCATCGAGGCGGCTATACGGCGCTTTATGCATTACGGTTTTAGTAAGACTACGATGAATGAAATTGCGGAGGATATAAAAATTACTAAAGCGAATTTGTATTACTATTATTCAGAGAAGAATGCACTGATACGCGATGTGATTGTGCGTTTGACAGATGAGTATAGGGAAATGGAGGAAAGGGTGGCGGATGCACATGAAGGTACAACGTACGAACTGATCATCAAGATTTTGGAGCTGCGTGATGCATTTGTGCGGAAATACTATATGTTGCACATGAACGAAAATCTAGAATGGATAAAGGGTCTTTCGATGCAGGATTTTTTTCAGTGCCTGCATGACCGGGATGTGAAAGCCTTGTTTGAGATTTTGCAGGTAGGTGCAGAAAAGGGCGAAATCGATGGGGAACACCTCTATGAAACTGCCGAGATATATGTGGAATTGATGAAGAGTCTCTCGCTGATGTGCAATATTTCGGATATCATTTCGGGCATACCAAACCAGGATCGTTTTGATGAAGTATTACAAAAGCAAAAGTTGGCTACCAAGCTTTTTTTTAACGGTATAGGTAAAAAGTAG
- a CDS encoding IS1182 family transposase — translation MSSQRPTFKPYYQDQIMAIPPTLDELVSKGHPVRIVNDVINRINIQGLLDAYKIKGCSSYHPQMLLKVLVFGYVSNVYSSRKLETACRENINFMWLSGMSYPDHNTINRFRGVRLKEALRSVFEEVVKLLAEEGLLSIEDVYTDGTKIEANANRYTFVWKKAIHTNKEKMKAALKDIWDYAQSIAKSEDNLPDPPDLTTIDSEKVRATVDKLNRVLSDKPSVNKKMKAKLRYVTKNYPEKIVQYEEQEATLGDRNSYSKTDPDATFMRMKEDHMKNGQLRPGYNIQISTSNQYIVNYTIHSNPTDTRTLSGHLQQHEDSFGKTPGTLTADAGYGSEENYALLAAKNIESYVKYGMFDKGQKKSCGDKKPFSVDKLHYNPSQDCYICPMGQEMHCIGTFSQKTSAGFRQEIKKYQAKNCTNCPLNGACHKSQGNRIIGVNKQLEIYRNRAYQLLNSDVGVAKRKQRCCDVEPVFANIKQNHGFRRFMLRGKEKVSIEWGLLAIAQNLRKKAA, via the coding sequence ATGTCATCTCAAAGACCTACTTTTAAGCCTTACTATCAGGATCAGATTATGGCAATTCCCCCAACTTTGGACGAATTGGTCTCCAAAGGACATCCGGTACGTATTGTTAACGATGTGATCAACCGTATCAACATACAGGGTCTTTTGGATGCCTACAAGATAAAAGGCTGTTCCAGTTATCATCCGCAAATGCTGTTGAAGGTTCTGGTGTTTGGCTATGTAAGCAATGTCTACAGCAGTCGGAAACTGGAAACAGCCTGCCGGGAGAATATCAACTTCATGTGGCTGAGCGGCATGAGCTATCCCGATCACAATACCATCAACAGATTTCGTGGTGTCCGCTTAAAAGAAGCACTTCGCAGTGTATTTGAAGAAGTTGTTAAGCTCCTGGCCGAAGAAGGGTTGTTAAGCATAGAAGATGTCTACACCGATGGCACCAAGATAGAGGCTAATGCAAACAGATACACTTTCGTTTGGAAGAAAGCTATCCATACCAATAAGGAAAAGATGAAAGCTGCCTTAAAAGATATATGGGACTACGCCCAAAGTATTGCCAAGTCGGAGGACAACCTCCCGGATCCTCCCGATCTGACGACAATTGACAGCGAAAAAGTCCGGGCTACGGTCGATAAGCTGAACAGAGTCTTATCCGACAAACCTTCGGTAAATAAAAAGATGAAGGCAAAGTTGCGTTATGTAACCAAAAACTATCCAGAGAAGATCGTACAATATGAAGAGCAGGAAGCTACTCTGGGAGACAGAAACAGTTATAGCAAAACAGATCCCGATGCCACCTTTATGCGGATGAAAGAGGATCATATGAAAAATGGCCAGCTCAGACCAGGATATAATATCCAGATATCCACGTCCAATCAATACATCGTCAATTACACCATACATTCCAATCCCACAGATACCAGAACATTATCCGGTCATTTGCAACAACATGAGGACAGCTTTGGAAAAACACCGGGAACCCTTACCGCGGATGCCGGTTATGGCAGTGAAGAAAACTATGCATTACTGGCAGCAAAAAATATTGAGAGCTATGTGAAATATGGTATGTTTGACAAAGGACAGAAAAAGAGCTGTGGGGATAAGAAACCATTTTCTGTAGATAAATTACATTATAATCCTTCACAAGATTGCTATATCTGTCCAATGGGACAGGAAATGCATTGTATAGGTACATTTAGCCAAAAGACCTCCGCAGGCTTCCGGCAGGAAATCAAAAAGTATCAGGCAAAAAACTGCACAAACTGCCCGTTGAATGGCGCCTGTCACAAATCACAGGGAAATAGGATCATCGGGGTGAATAAGCAACTTGAGATTTACAGGAACAGGGCATACCAATTGCTCAACAGCGATGTAGGTGTAGCTAAACGAAAACAGAGGTGTTGTGACGTCGAACCTGTCTTTGCAAACATTAAACAGAACCATGGGTTCCGAAGATTTATGCTCCGGGGTAAAGAAAAAGTGTCCATAGAATGGGGATTATTGGCAATAGCACAAAATCTAAGAAAAAAAGCAGCCTAA
- the pfkA gene encoding 6-phosphofructokinase, translating into MIKEIKKIGVLTSGGDAPGMNACIRAVVRTALHKGLEVTGIYQGYQGMIDANFIEMDTRSVSNIIQRGGTILKTARCMEFKTPEGRQKGYDNLKAAGIEALVVIGGDGSFTGANFFSKEFDIPVVGIPGTIDNDLYGSDYTIGYDTANNTVIEAIDKIRDTAASHERLFFVEVMGRDSGCIALNAGIAGGAEAILLPEKETAIDDLIRHLEDGAIKKKSSSIVIVAEGDQNGGAYYVAKKVKEKFDHYDTKVSILGHLQRGGAPTSFDRVLASRLGFAAVNELLAGNTRVTVGLRGNEIQTTPIEEAISNKEIKLSPDLLEMAEIL; encoded by the coding sequence GTGATAAAAGAAATTAAAAAAATAGGCGTTTTAACATCTGGAGGTGATGCTCCTGGCATGAATGCCTGTATACGTGCTGTAGTTCGTACAGCATTACATAAAGGATTAGAAGTAACTGGTATTTACCAAGGTTATCAAGGCATGATCGATGCCAATTTTATAGAAATGGATACGCGCTCGGTCAGCAATATCATCCAACGTGGTGGTACAATATTGAAAACGGCGCGCTGCATGGAGTTCAAAACGCCGGAAGGTCGTCAAAAAGGCTACGACAATCTTAAAGCTGCCGGTATTGAAGCTTTGGTGGTGATCGGCGGTGATGGATCTTTTACAGGTGCAAACTTTTTTTCCAAAGAATTTGACATTCCTGTTGTCGGCATACCCGGAACAATAGACAACGATTTGTATGGCTCGGATTATACCATTGGGTATGATACGGCCAATAATACTGTTATCGAAGCCATTGATAAAATCAGAGATACGGCTGCTTCGCATGAACGTCTTTTCTTTGTGGAGGTAATGGGTAGAGACTCAGGCTGCATCGCTTTAAATGCCGGTATTGCAGGCGGAGCCGAAGCGATTTTACTTCCTGAAAAAGAAACGGCTATTGACGATCTGATCCGCCACCTGGAAGATGGGGCGATTAAGAAGAAATCATCCTCTATCGTTATTGTTGCTGAGGGCGACCAAAACGGTGGAGCATATTATGTAGCGAAAAAAGTAAAGGAAAAGTTTGATCATTACGACACGAAAGTTAGTATATTAGGGCATTTGCAGCGTGGTGGTGCTCCAACGAGTTTCGACCGCGTGCTTGCTAGTCGATTGGGTTTTGCTGCTGTCAATGAATTGTTGGCAGGGAATACACGTGTTACTGTTGGACTCCGTGGCAATGAAATCCAGACAACTCCAATTGAAGAAGCAATCAGCAATAAGGAAATCAAACTTAGCCCTGATTTATTGGAAATGGCTGAGATTTTATAA
- a CDS encoding efflux RND transporter permease subunit: MKITEISIKRPSIIIVLFIILTLGGLFSYTQLGYELVPKFEINVITVQTIYPGASPAEVESSVTKKIEDAISSLESIKKVESTSLEGVSIVMVTLNNGADVNFLLTDAQRKINAVVNDLPDDVKTPSLSKFSFDDVAIMSLAVTSNLSEKELYDLLDNKIQPVFARINGVAKVDMIGGEEREIQISVDPKKIEGYGLTISQVQQTIASSNLDFPTGNVSTRDNRTTIRLAGKVTSIEELRNLPITTPAGVQIYLRDIADVQDGIKEIEKVARLDRQNTILLQVFKQSDANAVAVSEAVKKVIAVRDKDGKVISGVEKDYAAQNIKILVANDSSDFTLNAADNVIHDLMIAIALVGFIMLFFLQSLRNAAITMVAIPLSLIATFIGLLLMGYTLNLMSLLGLSLVVGILVDDAIVVIENIHRHMEMGKNKVRAAYDGASEIGFTVTAITLVIVVVFLPIAMSTGLVANILAQFCVTVIISTLLSLLVSFTVVPWLYSRFGKLEHLSKKSLFGRVIHGFESGLNSFTHWVAGLLTWSLKNVKTKLATLGLAIGLLIASFALVVKGYIGSDFFPSVDRKEFFIQLELDKDASLEKTNLLTQKAEAYITAKPDVKEIITTVGQSSDGMASTTGSRYKSEIHVILDKENFEGNSQVYSATLKRELENKLIGAKIKTVNVGIMGAEQAPLKLTIIGASVEDAQEFAEKAADLLRKIPGSAGVKLTSEAGNPEINVKIDRDKMTSLGLNVSTVGMTMQTAFSGNTDNKYRAGDNEYDINIRYNESGRATIDNVRALKFINNNGASISLDQFAEVTYGSGPTLLERRDKSPAVSIQGQVIGRPMGTVAQEWQAQFEKLPRKPGIVFVWGGNMENQTEGFGTLGIALLASIILVYLVMVALYDSFITPFVVLFSIPLSFIGALLFLALGNQTLNIFTILGIIMLIGLVAKNAIMLVDFANHRKEAGDNTHDALVAANHARLRPILMTTIAMVFGMIPIAIATGDGADMNRGLAIVIIGGLLSSLFLTLVVVPVVYSIFDSLQRRFGKKEKTDYEALIKEDYDHVDVAEH, encoded by the coding sequence ATGAAAATTACCGAAATATCGATAAAACGCCCCAGTATCATTATCGTATTATTTATAATACTGACATTGGGTGGGTTGTTTTCTTATACGCAATTGGGCTACGAACTGGTCCCTAAGTTTGAAATTAACGTAATCACGGTACAAACAATCTATCCGGGGGCATCGCCTGCGGAAGTGGAAAGTTCGGTCACCAAGAAGATAGAAGATGCAATCTCTTCGTTGGAAAGTATCAAAAAGGTGGAGTCGACCTCGCTCGAAGGGGTTTCGATTGTGATGGTTACCCTGAATAACGGTGCAGATGTCAACTTCCTCCTGACAGATGCCCAGCGAAAAATCAACGCTGTCGTCAACGATTTGCCGGACGATGTGAAGACGCCTTCGCTCTCCAAATTCTCATTTGATGACGTGGCAATCATGAGTCTGGCCGTTACATCCAACTTGTCAGAGAAAGAGCTTTACGACTTATTGGACAATAAAATCCAACCGGTCTTTGCCCGTATCAACGGGGTTGCCAAGGTGGACATGATCGGTGGGGAGGAACGCGAAATACAGATTTCTGTAGATCCCAAAAAAATTGAAGGTTATGGACTCACAATTTCGCAGGTGCAACAAACGATTGCATCGTCCAACCTGGATTTTCCTACAGGTAACGTCAGTACCCGCGACAACCGTACAACGATTCGTCTTGCAGGTAAAGTAACCTCTATCGAAGAATTGCGCAATCTGCCTATCACTACGCCTGCAGGCGTGCAGATCTATCTGCGCGATATCGCCGATGTACAGGATGGTATCAAAGAGATTGAAAAGGTGGCACGTTTGGACCGCCAAAACACGATTTTGCTACAGGTATTTAAACAGTCTGACGCGAATGCCGTGGCTGTGTCTGAGGCCGTAAAGAAAGTGATCGCTGTGCGTGATAAAGATGGAAAGGTGATTAGTGGGGTAGAGAAAGATTATGCGGCACAGAATATTAAAATTCTGGTGGCCAATGACTCTTCTGATTTTACCTTGAATGCGGCTGATAACGTTATCCACGATTTGATGATCGCCATTGCTTTGGTGGGTTTTATCATGCTTTTCTTCCTGCAAAGTTTGCGTAATGCTGCCATTACCATGGTAGCGATCCCGCTCTCCTTGATTGCAACTTTTATCGGTTTGCTACTGATGGGGTATACCTTAAACCTCATGTCCTTACTGGGATTGTCACTGGTGGTAGGTATCTTGGTGGATGATGCGATCGTAGTGATCGAAAACATTCACCGCCATATGGAGATGGGGAAAAATAAAGTACGCGCAGCGTATGATGGGGCGTCTGAAATTGGATTTACGGTAACGGCAATCACCTTGGTCATTGTCGTCGTGTTCCTTCCAATCGCCATGTCAACGGGATTGGTGGCCAATATCCTTGCACAGTTCTGTGTGACTGTCATCATCTCGACGCTATTGTCCTTATTGGTATCCTTTACGGTCGTACCGTGGTTGTATTCACGCTTCGGTAAATTGGAGCATCTAAGCAAGAAGTCGCTGTTTGGTCGTGTTATCCATGGTTTTGAAAGTGGTCTGAACAGCTTTACACATTGGGTTGCCGGTTTGTTAACCTGGTCATTAAAAAATGTCAAAACCAAATTGGCGACTTTAGGTTTAGCGATCGGTTTACTTATTGCATCATTCGCACTCGTGGTAAAAGGTTATATCGGTTCCGATTTCTTTCCGAGTGTAGACCGGAAAGAATTTTTTATCCAGCTGGAACTCGATAAGGATGCTTCTTTGGAAAAGACGAACTTGTTAACACAGAAAGCGGAGGCCTATATTACGGCGAAGCCAGATGTCAAGGAAATCATTACGACAGTTGGTCAGTCCTCAGACGGAATGGCGTCGACAACAGGCTCGCGTTATAAATCGGAGATCCATGTGATTCTCGACAAAGAAAATTTTGAAGGCAACTCACAGGTGTATTCAGCGACTTTAAAACGCGAACTGGAAAATAAGCTGATCGGTGCCAAGATCAAAACGGTAAACGTAGGTATCATGGGAGCGGAACAAGCACCATTGAAATTGACCATTATTGGTGCCTCGGTTGAAGATGCCCAGGAATTTGCTGAGAAAGCAGCAGATCTATTGCGTAAAATTCCAGGATCTGCGGGGGTTAAGTTGACTTCCGAAGCGGGTAATCCGGAGATCAATGTGAAGATAGACCGCGATAAAATGACTTCGTTGGGATTGAACGTATCTACCGTAGGTATGACCATGCAGACAGCATTCTCCGGTAATACGGATAATAAATATAGAGCAGGGGACAACGAGTACGACATCAACATACGCTATAACGAAAGTGGTCGTGCAACAATCGACAATGTGCGAGCCCTTAAATTTATCAACAATAATGGTGCTTCCATTTCATTGGATCAATTTGCTGAAGTGACGTATGGCTCTGGACCTACTTTGTTAGAACGACGCGACAAGTCGCCAGCCGTATCTATTCAGGGGCAGGTTATCGGTAGACCGATGGGTACTGTCGCTCAAGAGTGGCAGGCGCAGTTTGAGAAATTGCCGCGTAAACCGGGAATTGTATTTGTATGGGGTGGTAATATGGAAAATCAAACTGAAGGTTTCGGTACATTGGGAATTGCTTTGTTAGCATCCATCATACTAGTATACCTTGTTATGGTCGCACTGTACGACAGTTTTATCACGCCGTTTGTCGTGTTATTCTCGATCCCATTGTCGTTTATTGGTGCATTGTTGTTCCTGGCATTGGGAAATCAGACCTTGAACATCTTTACTATTTTGGGTATTATCATGTTGATTGGTCTAGTTGCTAAAAATGCGATCATGCTCGTCGATTTTGCCAATCACCGTAAGGAAGCCGGCGATAATACTCATGACGCTTTAGTGGCTGCCAACCATGCGCGTCTTCGTCCGATCCTGATGACGACAATTGCGATGGTTTTCGGTATGATCCCTATTGCAATCGCTACAGGCGATGGTGCAGATATGAACAGAGGGCTCGCTATTGTCATCATCGGTGGTCTATTGTCCTCCCTATTCTTGACGTTAGTTGTAGTACCCGTGGTGTACTCCATTTTTGATAGTCTTCAACGTCGTTTTGGAAAGAAAGAGAAGACTGACTATGAAGCCTTGATAAAGGAAGATTATGACCATGTGGACGTGGCAGAACATTAA
- the gap gene encoding type I glyceraldehyde-3-phosphate dehydrogenase encodes MKIGINGFGRIGRLAFRAAINRPEIEIVGINDLVEPDYMAYMLKYDSTHGKFDGSVEVKDGNLVVNGKTIRVTAEKDPANLKWNEVGAEVIIESTGFFLTQELAQKHIDAGAKKVVMSAPAKDDTPTFVMGVNHKELKADQNIVSNASCTTNCLAPIAKVLNDKFGIVEGLMTTVHAVTATQKTVDGPSVKDWRGGRGAYQNIIPSSTGAAKAVGLVLPELKGKLTGMSLRVPTADVSVVDLTVRLNKGASYEDIKAAMKEASEGELKGILGYTEDEVVSSDFLGDARTSIFDAKAGISLNDNFVKVVSWYDNEWGYSNKIVDLVLEVGKLS; translated from the coding sequence ATGAAAATTGGAATTAACGGATTTGGCCGTATTGGTCGTTTAGCATTCAGAGCAGCAATCAATCGTCCAGAAATTGAAATTGTTGGTATCAATGACTTAGTTGAACCAGACTATATGGCTTATATGTTGAAATATGATTCAACACATGGCAAATTTGACGGTTCTGTAGAAGTAAAAGACGGTAATTTGGTTGTTAACGGAAAAACTATTCGCGTTACAGCTGAGAAAGATCCAGCAAACTTGAAATGGAATGAAGTAGGTGCTGAAGTGATCATCGAATCTACAGGTTTCTTCTTGACTCAAGAGTTGGCTCAAAAACATATCGACGCAGGTGCTAAGAAAGTGGTGATGTCTGCTCCAGCAAAAGACGACACCCCTACTTTTGTCATGGGTGTTAACCATAAAGAATTGAAAGCTGATCAGAACATCGTGTCAAACGCTTCATGTACAACAAACTGTTTAGCGCCTATCGCTAAAGTATTGAATGATAAATTTGGTATCGTTGAAGGTTTGATGACTACAGTTCACGCCGTAACTGCAACACAAAAGACAGTGGATGGTCCTTCAGTAAAAGACTGGAGAGGTGGCCGTGGTGCATACCAAAACATCATCCCTTCATCTACAGGTGCTGCTAAAGCAGTAGGTTTGGTTCTTCCTGAATTGAAAGGTAAATTGACAGGTATGTCATTGCGTGTTCCTACAGCAGACGTTTCAGTTGTTGACTTGACAGTACGTTTAAACAAAGGTGCTTCATACGAAGACATCAAAGCTGCAATGAAAGAAGCTTCTGAAGGTGAATTGAAAGGTATCTTGGGTTATACTGAAGACGAAGTTGTTTCTTCAGATTTCTTAGGTGATGCACGCACATCAATCTTCGATGCTAAAGCTGGAATTTCATTAAATGACAACTTCGTTAAAGTGGTATCTTGGTACGACAACGAGTGGGGTTATTCAAACAAAATTGTTGATTTGGTCTTAGAAGTTGGTAAATTGTCGTAA
- a CDS encoding NUDIX domain-containing protein, translating to MYSNFTVDCVILGFHEGELKVLLAERNEYPFKDWWALPGFFVDNDEEMEDAVKRILYENTGLKDVFMDQLHSFAGLKRHPKGRILTVAYYALIQLDNTKLKTKPVTNYMKQAKWFPVRNVPELAFDHKQILDLCLERLQRRLAYKPIAFELLPEKFTLTQLQLVYEGILNKQLDKRNFRKKMQNYGFLKELDEVQTGVAYRAARLYKLDKRKFLKHFQNTVAF from the coding sequence TTGTATAGTAATTTTACCGTAGACTGTGTCATATTAGGCTTTCACGAAGGAGAATTAAAAGTTCTTCTGGCCGAAAGAAATGAATATCCTTTTAAGGATTGGTGGGCATTGCCAGGCTTTTTCGTGGACAACGATGAAGAGATGGAAGATGCCGTGAAGCGGATTTTGTATGAAAATACAGGGTTAAAAGATGTCTTTATGGATCAGCTCCATTCCTTTGCCGGTTTAAAAAGGCACCCAAAGGGAAGAATTTTGACCGTGGCTTATTACGCACTCATTCAATTGGATAATACCAAACTAAAAACTAAGCCTGTTACAAATTACATGAAACAGGCCAAATGGTTTCCTGTTCGTAATGTACCCGAACTAGCCTTTGACCACAAGCAGATTTTGGACCTCTGTCTGGAAAGATTGCAGCGCCGACTCGCTTATAAGCCTATCGCTTTTGAATTGCTTCCCGAAAAATTTACCCTCACCCAGCTACAGCTGGTCTATGAGGGAATATTGAATAAACAACTCGATAAGCGCAATTTTAGAAAGAAAATGCAAAACTATGGGTTCCTAAAAGAACTCGACGAGGTACAGACCGGGGTGGCGTATCGCGCAGCACGGCTCTATAAATTGGACAAAAGGAAGTTCCTAAAACATTTTCAGAATACGGTCGCGTTTTGA
- a CDS encoding efflux RND transporter periplasmic adaptor subunit → MKRGIITLLIIAAGLAGIFFVLNKNKKKNEAETAEVAKKNAAIAVRIDTAKVSSMDLRYTANGTFSPKQEVTVSAQTAGRVVRVLVDEGSRVSAGQTLAIIEGDKLNVNVANAQAAYTNAQADLQRFESAYSTGGVTKQQLDQVKLQFENAKNNLQASKLNAGDVTIKTSVSGIVNARKIEPGTYLNIGAPAFDIVNVATLKLRVNVDEKNVATLKIGQSVDVSASVYADERFTGKITFIAPKSDGSLNFPVEIEVNNASNKLRAGMYGTAIFGEGVATNTLIVPRNAFVGSVSDNKIFVLKNGKAIETTVKSGRNFGDYIEILGGLQDGDQVIVSGQINLFDQSPVEIIK, encoded by the coding sequence ATGAAACGCGGAATTATTACTCTACTTATTATTGCTGCTGGCTTAGCAGGAATATTTTTTGTGTTAAATAAAAATAAAAAGAAAAATGAAGCTGAAACAGCGGAGGTTGCCAAGAAGAATGCAGCAATCGCTGTACGTATCGATACAGCGAAAGTGTCTTCCATGGATTTACGCTATACCGCAAATGGCACCTTCTCGCCCAAACAGGAAGTAACTGTTTCGGCTCAAACTGCCGGCAGAGTTGTGAGAGTATTGGTGGATGAAGGTTCGCGTGTGAGCGCCGGGCAGACCTTGGCGATCATTGAAGGCGATAAGCTGAATGTCAATGTAGCCAATGCCCAAGCCGCATATACCAATGCGCAGGCCGATCTGCAACGCTTTGAAAGTGCTTACTCAACAGGGGGGGTGACCAAACAACAGTTGGATCAGGTAAAATTACAGTTTGAGAATGCGAAGAATAACCTACAGGCTTCCAAATTGAATGCAGGCGACGTAACCATCAAAACATCGGTGTCTGGTATTGTCAATGCGCGTAAAATCGAACCAGGTACTTACCTGAATATTGGAGCTCCGGCCTTTGATATCGTCAATGTGGCGACGTTGAAATTGCGTGTTAACGTTGATGAAAAGAACGTTGCAACGTTAAAGATCGGTCAGTCTGTGGATGTGAGTGCAAGTGTGTATGCCGATGAGCGCTTTACAGGAAAGATAACATTTATAGCCCCCAAATCGGACGGTAGCTTAAATTTTCCGGTAGAGATAGAGGTCAACAATGCATCAAACAAATTGCGTGCAGGTATGTACGGCACAGCCATCTTTGGTGAGGGTGTTGCCACCAACACCTTGATCGTGCCGCGCAATGCTTTTGTAGGTAGTGTGAGCGACAACAAGATTTTTGTGCTTAAAAATGGTAAAGCAATTGAAACAACGGTCAAATCGGGTAGAAACTTTGGTGATTACATCGAGATTTTAGGTGGTTTGCAAGATGGTGATCAGGTGATTGTATCGGGTCAGATCAATTTATTTGACCAAAGCCCTGTAGAAATTATTAAATAG